A single Phragmites australis chromosome 4, lpPhrAust1.1, whole genome shotgun sequence DNA region contains:
- the LOC133916576 gene encoding metal tolerance protein 4-like, which yields MDANGRGGNDDARAPLLAGRRRNSVASMRGEFVSRLPKKVLDAVDPERPSHVDFSRSKGLPEGEREYYEKQFATLRSFEEVDSLEESNGIDEDEELAEQNQSEFAMRISNYANIILLALKVYATIKSGSIAIAASTLDSLLDLLAGGILWFTHISMKNINVYKYPIGKLRVQPVGIIIFAAVMATLGFQIFIQAVEKLIVNETPDKLNPVQLLWLYSIMIFATVVKLALWLYCRTSGNKIVRAYAKDHYFDVVTNVVGLAAAVLGDKFYWWIDPIGAIALAVYTISNWSGTVWENAVSLVGESAPPEMLQKLTYLAIRHHPQIKRVDTVRAYTFGVLYFVEVDIELPEDLPLKEAHAIGESLQIKIEELPEVERAFVHLDFECDHKPEHSILSKLPSSQP from the exons ATGGACGCGAACGGGCGCGGGGGGAACGACGACGCGCGGGCGCCACTCCTCGCCGGGCGGCGGCGCAACTCGGTGGCGTCGATGCGCGGGGAGTTCGTGTCGCGGCTGCCCAAGAAGGTGCTCGACGCCGTCGACCCCGAGCGGCCGTCGCACGTCGACTTCTCCCGCTCCAAGGGCCTCCCCGAAG GAGAGCGAGAGTACTATGAGAAACAATTTGCTACATTGAGATCCTTCGAGGAAGTTGACTCACTAGAAGAGTCCAACGGAATCGATGAGGATGAGGAACTTGCGGAGCAAAACCAGAGTGAATTTGCCATGAGGATATCAAATTATGCAAACATTATTCTCTTAGCATTGAAG gTATACGCTACAATTAAAAGTGGGTCAATTGCCATAGCTGCCTCGACACTGGATTCACTGCTTGATCTCTTGGCTGGTGGTATCCTTTGGTTCACACATATCTCAATGAAGAACATCAATGTCTACAAGTACCCCATTGGCAAACTGAGGGTACAGCCAGTAGGCATTATCATCTTCGCTGCTGTTATGGCAACTTTAG GATTCCAAATATTTATTCAAGCTGTTGAAAAGCTGATAGTGAACGAGACTCCAGATAAACTGAACCCAGTACAACTCTTGTGGCTATATTCAATCATGATTTTTGCAACAGTGGTGAAACTAGCTCTATGGCTCTATTGCCGAACATCTGGTAACAAGATCGTCCGTGCTTATGCTAAG GATCACTATTTTGATGTTGTCACGAATGTCGTGGGTTTGGCTGCTGCTGTCCTCGGCGATAAATTCTACTGGTGGATAGATCCAATCGGTGCAATTGCCCTTGCAGTCTACACGATTTCAAACTGGTCCGGAACAGTGTGGGAAAATGCAG TATCACTAGTCGGTGAAtcggctcctccagaaatgctTCAGAAGTTGACATATCTGGCCATTAGACATCATCCTCAGATTAAGCGTGTCGATACGGTTCGGGCATACACCTTTGGGGTGCTTTACTTTGTTGAG GTTGACATCGAGCTCCCTGAGGACTTGCCACTTAAGGAGGCACACGCCATTGGAGAATCACTTCAAATAAAGATCGAGGAGCTCCCTGAAGTCGAGCGAGCATTCGTTCACCTCGATTTCGAGTGCGACCACAAGCCGGAGCACTCAATTCTGAGCAAGCTGCCCAGCAGCCAGCCTTGA